The Trinickia acidisoli genome includes a window with the following:
- a CDS encoding hydroxymethylglutaryl-CoA lyase, which produces MSLPSAVKIVEVGPRDGLQNEKEFVSTQIKIDLVNRLSAAGFRNVEAASFVSPKWVPQMADGAQVMSGIERRAGTIYSVLTPNMKGFDGALAARADEIVIFGAASEAFSQKNINCSIAESIARFEPVARAAKESGMRVRASISCALGCPYQGDVPVPAVVDVVQRMAALGCDEIDIADTIGVGTPGRTHEVFAAVTKVFPREQLSGHFHDTYGQALANIYAALLEGIEIFHASVAGLGGCPYAKGATGNVATEDVLYLMNGLGIETGIDLDAVVAIGDFISKAIGRTNVSRAGRALLAKAANAACAS; this is translated from the coding sequence ATGTCTTTGCCTAGCGCAGTCAAGATCGTCGAAGTCGGCCCGCGTGACGGGCTGCAAAACGAAAAGGAATTCGTGTCGACGCAGATCAAGATCGATCTCGTGAACCGGCTGTCGGCGGCAGGTTTTCGCAATGTCGAAGCCGCTTCGTTCGTCTCGCCCAAATGGGTGCCGCAAATGGCCGACGGCGCGCAGGTGATGAGCGGCATCGAGCGCCGTGCGGGGACGATCTACTCGGTGCTCACGCCGAACATGAAGGGCTTCGACGGCGCGCTCGCCGCGCGTGCCGATGAGATCGTCATCTTCGGCGCGGCCAGCGAGGCGTTCTCGCAAAAGAACATCAACTGCAGCATTGCGGAGAGCATCGCGCGCTTCGAGCCTGTCGCGCGCGCCGCGAAGGAAAGCGGCATGCGCGTGCGCGCCAGCATCTCGTGCGCGCTCGGCTGCCCGTATCAAGGAGACGTGCCGGTGCCGGCCGTGGTCGACGTCGTGCAACGCATGGCGGCGCTCGGCTGCGACGAAATCGATATTGCCGACACGATCGGCGTCGGCACGCCGGGACGCACGCACGAAGTGTTCGCCGCCGTCACGAAAGTCTTCCCGCGCGAGCAATTGTCGGGACATTTCCATGACACGTACGGGCAAGCGCTCGCGAACATCTACGCTGCGCTGCTCGAAGGCATCGAGATCTTCCACGCATCGGTGGCCGGGCTCGGCGGCTGTCCCTACGCGAAAGGTGCAACGGGCAACGTCGCGACCGAAGACGTTCTGTATCTGATGAACGGCCTCGGCATCGAGACGGGTATCGATCTCGACGCGGTCGTAGCGATCGGCGATTTCATCTCGAAGGCGATCGGGCGCACGAACGTCTCGCGCGCAGGGCGGGCTTTGCTCGCCAAAGCGGCCAACGCCGCATGCGCGTCGTAA
- the bioF gene encoding 8-amino-7-oxononanoate synthase has product MFLLDTLHEGLAGLDARGLTRRRRTADTPCAAHMTVDGREIVGFASNDYLGLAAHPRLTEAMAEGARRYGAGSGGSHLLGGHSRAHALLEDELAAFAGGFVDAPRALTFSTGYMSNLAALTALAGRGTALFSDELNHASLIDGARLSRADVQIYPHADTEALTAMLEASDAPAKVIVTDAVFSMDGSIAPLARLVELAERHGAWLVVDDAHGFGVLGPRGRGAVAQAALRSPHLVYLCTFGKAVGAAGAAVIAHETVIEWMLQRARPYIFTTAAPPAAAHAVSASLALIAGEEGEARRRHLAALIARTREILQRTRWRPIDSPTAVQPLVIGGNDETLALAACLDADGMWVPAIRPPTVPAGTSRLRISLSAAHSFDDLARLQAALVRAGESA; this is encoded by the coding sequence ATGTTTCTGCTCGATACGCTGCACGAAGGGCTCGCCGGTCTCGACGCGCGCGGCCTCACGCGCCGGCGGCGCACCGCCGATACGCCGTGTGCGGCTCATATGACCGTCGATGGCCGCGAAATCGTCGGCTTCGCGAGCAACGACTATCTCGGGCTCGCCGCGCATCCGCGCCTGACCGAGGCGATGGCCGAAGGCGCACGCCGCTATGGCGCCGGCAGCGGCGGGTCGCATTTGCTCGGCGGCCATTCGCGCGCACATGCGTTGCTCGAAGACGAACTTGCGGCCTTCGCGGGCGGTTTCGTGGATGCGCCGCGCGCGCTGACGTTCTCGACGGGCTATATGTCGAATCTCGCCGCGTTGACGGCGCTCGCCGGGCGCGGTACGGCACTGTTTTCCGATGAGCTCAATCACGCTTCGCTCATCGACGGCGCTCGCCTGTCGCGCGCCGACGTGCAAATCTATCCGCATGCCGATACCGAGGCGCTCACGGCTATGCTCGAAGCGTCCGACGCGCCGGCGAAGGTGATCGTGACCGACGCCGTGTTCAGCATGGACGGCAGCATTGCGCCGCTCGCGCGGCTCGTCGAACTGGCGGAGCGGCACGGCGCGTGGCTCGTGGTCGACGATGCGCACGGGTTCGGCGTGCTCGGGCCGCGGGGCCGCGGCGCCGTGGCGCAGGCCGCGCTGCGCTCGCCCCATCTCGTCTATCTTTGCACGTTCGGCAAAGCCGTCGGCGCGGCCGGGGCCGCCGTCATTGCGCACGAGACCGTCATCGAATGGATGCTGCAGCGCGCGCGGCCCTACATCTTCACGACGGCCGCGCCACCGGCCGCCGCGCATGCGGTTTCGGCCAGCCTCGCACTCATTGCAGGCGAGGAAGGCGAGGCGCGCCGCCGGCATCTCGCGGCACTCATCGCACGCACACGCGAGATCCTGCAGCGCACGCGCTGGCGTCCGATCGATTCGCCGACAGCCGTGCAGCCCCTCGTCATCGGCGGCAACGACGAGACGCTCGCGCTGGCCGCATGCCTCGACGCCGATGGCATGTGGGTGCCCGCGATCCGACCCCCAACAGTTCCAGCCGGCACGTCGCGCCTGCGCATTTCGCTGTCGGCGGCCCACAGCTTCGACGATTTAGCGCGGCTGCAAGCCGCGCTCGTTCGCGCGGGAGAATCCGCATGA
- a CDS encoding DMT family transporter: MTHEASKEVRRGAIEMIAAMLISGTIGWLVVASGQSPQNVVFVRCALGAPTLAAICLALGLIRKEMFTWRTLGLAAVGGAAIVANWVLLFAAYSRASISMATVAYNTQPFMLVALGAVVFRERVTASTAAWLGVAFAGLMLVVKVQPAVLAMPGQYLKGIGYALAAAFFYAVSSIITKRQKGTPPQLIALIQVTLGVFLLAPFVNFHALPKTFMPWADLGTIGVVHTGLVYVLLYGAIQKLPTSMTAALSFIYPIVAIVCDRFAFGQTLAWVQLVGAALILLAAAGVNFKWRIVPARRVDRATRAAYGAAKGD; this comes from the coding sequence ATGACACACGAAGCAAGCAAGGAAGTTCGGCGCGGCGCCATCGAGATGATCGCCGCGATGTTGATCTCGGGCACGATCGGATGGCTCGTCGTTGCGTCGGGGCAATCGCCGCAAAACGTCGTGTTCGTGCGTTGCGCGCTCGGCGCACCGACGCTCGCCGCGATCTGCCTGGCGCTCGGGTTGATCCGCAAAGAGATGTTCACGTGGCGCACGCTCGGGCTCGCGGCTGTCGGCGGCGCGGCGATCGTCGCGAACTGGGTGCTGTTGTTCGCGGCGTACTCGCGCGCCTCGATTTCGATGGCGACGGTCGCCTACAACACGCAGCCATTCATGCTCGTCGCGCTCGGCGCCGTGGTGTTCCGCGAGCGCGTCACGGCGTCGACGGCGGCGTGGCTCGGGGTCGCGTTCGCCGGGCTCATGCTCGTCGTGAAGGTGCAGCCCGCGGTGCTCGCCATGCCCGGGCAGTATCTGAAAGGGATCGGCTACGCGCTCGCGGCGGCTTTCTTCTACGCTGTTTCCTCGATCATTACGAAGCGGCAGAAGGGCACGCCGCCGCAGTTGATCGCATTGATTCAGGTCACGCTCGGCGTGTTTCTGCTCGCACCGTTCGTGAACTTCCATGCATTGCCGAAGACGTTCATGCCGTGGGCCGATCTCGGCACGATCGGGGTCGTGCACACGGGGCTCGTCTATGTCCTGCTCTATGGGGCGATCCAGAAATTGCCGACGTCGATGACGGCAGCGCTGTCGTTCATCTACCCGATCGTCGCCATCGTTTGCGACCGCTTCGCGTTCGGGCAGACGCTTGCCTGGGTGCAGCTCGTCGGCGCCGCGTTGATTCTGCTCGCCGCTGCAGGGGTGAATTTCAAATGGCGCATCGTGCCGGCGCGGCGTGTCGACCGTGCAACGCGCGCGGCGTACGGCGCCGCCAAAGGCGACTGA
- a CDS encoding YbaK/EbsC family protein, protein MPGTSDAAEPLAALPDSAQRVALLLRERGHEKPVVMLPHTGKTSAEAAAGLGCSVAQIAKSILFRRRDDGTPVLVVASGVNRVDEDKVAQHVGDITRADAKFVREKTGYAIGGVCPIGHLTPPVTLIDADLLQLDSLWAAAGHPHAVFNLSPQELIALTGAPVVDVALRA, encoded by the coding sequence ATGCCGGGCACATCGGACGCCGCCGAACCGCTTGCGGCACTGCCTGATTCGGCTCAACGCGTGGCGTTGCTGCTGCGCGAACGCGGCCACGAAAAGCCGGTCGTCATGCTGCCGCACACGGGCAAGACGTCGGCCGAGGCCGCGGCGGGGCTCGGCTGCTCGGTCGCGCAAATCGCCAAGTCGATTCTGTTTCGTCGCCGTGACGACGGCACGCCCGTGCTCGTCGTTGCGAGCGGCGTCAATCGCGTCGACGAAGACAAAGTCGCGCAGCACGTCGGTGACATCACCCGTGCCGATGCGAAATTCGTCCGAGAAAAAACCGGGTACGCGATCGGCGGCGTCTGCCCGATAGGTCACCTGACCCCGCCCGTCACGCTCATCGATGCGGATCTACTCCAACTCGACAGCCTGTGGGCGGCAGCGGGCCATCCGCACGCGGTGTTCAATCTGTCGCCGCAGGAGTTGATCGCACTGACGGGTGCGCCTGTGGTCGACGTCGCGCTGCGCGCTTAG
- a CDS encoding 2-hydroxyacid dehydrogenase, translated as MRILFYTPHADDAPAWIASLARALPFAEVRLWSPGDTASADYAIVWRPPAELFAPREGLRAVFVLGAGVDALLALERREPGTLPNVPLVRLEDTGMAEQMAEYAVHTALRYMRRFDEYELAQRESAGNAPWQALEPHRRESFHVGVLGLGALGTHVAKTLASLGLPVRSYSRSTKTIDGVTAFSGRAELPAFLDGLKLLVNLLPSTPDTEGILNRDTFSLLAHGAYLVNLARGAHLVEHDLIDALDEGRLAAATLDVFAHEPLPAEHPFWRMPRVTITPHISALTLREPAVEQITRKIEALARGERIGGIVDLLRGY; from the coding sequence ATGAGAATTCTCTTCTACACGCCGCACGCCGACGACGCGCCCGCCTGGATCGCATCGCTCGCGCGTGCGCTCCCGTTTGCCGAGGTGCGCTTATGGTCGCCGGGCGACACGGCGAGCGCCGACTACGCCATCGTCTGGCGCCCGCCGGCCGAACTCTTCGCGCCGCGCGAGGGCTTGCGCGCCGTGTTCGTGCTCGGCGCCGGCGTCGATGCGCTGCTCGCGCTCGAACGGCGCGAACCCGGCACGCTACCTAACGTCCCACTCGTGCGGCTCGAAGATACGGGGATGGCAGAGCAAATGGCCGAATACGCCGTCCACACCGCGTTACGCTACATGCGCCGCTTCGACGAATACGAGCTCGCGCAGCGCGAAAGCGCCGGCAACGCACCTTGGCAAGCGCTCGAGCCCCATCGACGCGAATCGTTTCACGTCGGCGTGCTCGGTCTCGGCGCACTCGGCACGCACGTAGCGAAGACGCTTGCCTCGCTGGGCTTGCCCGTTCGCAGTTACAGCCGATCGACCAAAACGATCGACGGCGTCACCGCCTTCTCGGGCCGCGCCGAATTGCCCGCGTTTCTCGACGGCCTGAAACTGCTCGTCAATCTGCTGCCGAGCACGCCCGACACCGAGGGCATCTTGAACCGAGACACGTTCTCTTTGCTCGCGCACGGCGCCTATCTCGTGAACTTGGCGCGCGGTGCCCACCTCGTCGAGCACGACCTCATCGACGCGCTCGACGAAGGTCGGCTCGCCGCCGCGACGCTCGACGTCTTCGCGCACGAGCCGCTGCCGGCCGAGCATCCGTTCTGGCGCATGCCGCGCGTCACGATCACGCCGCACATCTCGGCGCTGACGCTACGCGAGCCGGCGGTCGAGCAAATTACGCGTAAGATTGAAGCACTTGCGCGCGGCGAAAGGATAGGCGGCATCGTCGACCTTCTGCGCGGCTATTGA
- the bioD gene encoding dethiobiotin synthase, whose amino-acid sequence MSSPLSLFVTGTDTEIGKTLVSCALLRGFAKAGLSAAAMKPIAAGAHFNADDGMWHNEDADQLDEASGALLPPEVRTPYLLKAPAAPHIVAAQEGRTLKLAPIVECHREAMRRADVVVVEGVGGFRVPLDNKRDTADLALALGVPVVLVVGVRLGCINHALLTAEAIVARGLRMVGWVANIVDPAMRFVDENVETLREWLDREHGVPLIGTVPHLAPPSAERAAAYLDIDTLLLALRRHAG is encoded by the coding sequence ATGAGTTCGCCGCTTTCGCTCTTCGTCACCGGCACCGACACCGAGATCGGCAAGACGCTCGTTTCGTGCGCGCTGCTGCGCGGTTTCGCGAAGGCAGGGCTATCCGCCGCCGCGATGAAGCCGATCGCCGCCGGGGCGCATTTCAACGCGGACGACGGCATGTGGCACAACGAGGATGCCGATCAGCTAGACGAAGCGTCAGGCGCCTTGCTGCCGCCCGAAGTCAGAACGCCTTACCTGCTCAAAGCACCGGCCGCACCGCATATCGTCGCCGCGCAGGAAGGCCGGACACTCAAACTCGCGCCGATCGTCGAATGCCATCGCGAGGCGATGCGGCGCGCCGACGTCGTCGTCGTCGAAGGCGTCGGCGGTTTTCGCGTACCGCTCGATAACAAGCGCGACACGGCCGATCTCGCACTCGCGCTTGGCGTGCCCGTCGTGCTCGTCGTCGGCGTTCGGCTCGGTTGCATCAATCACGCGCTGCTGACGGCCGAGGCGATTGTCGCGCGCGGCCTGCGCATGGTCGGCTGGGTCGCGAACATCGTCGATCCCGCGATGCGTTTCGTCGACGAGAACGTCGAGACCCTGCGCGAATGGCTCGATCGCGAGCACGGCGTGCCGCTGATCGGCACGGTGCCGCATCTCGCGCCACCCTCCGCGGAACGCGCTGCCGCGTACCTCGACATCGACACGCTCCTGCTTGCGCTGCGAAGGCACGCAGGCTGA
- the bioB gene encoding biotin synthase BioB, with protein MTEAQNAMQTAAPSNPTTAGKQAKANPAQRWRVADVVALYELPFNDLLYRAQQAHREHFDANAIQLSTLLSIKTGGCEEDCKYCSQSSHYDTGLKAEKLMDVDAVLDAARVAKDNGATRFCMGAAWRSPKDRHLEPIKEMIRGVKAMGLETCMTLGMLEDHQAKSLRDAGLDYYNHNLDTSPEFYGQIISTRSYQERLDTLERVRDAGINVCCGGIVGMGESRRERAGLIAQLANMDPYPESVPINNLVAIEGTPLGHVEPLDPFEFVRTIAVARITMPRAVVRLSAGRQQMDDALQALCFLAGANSMFYGDQLLTTGNPQADADRKLLERLGMRAASAAPAPLEEAEPCSRARGGH; from the coding sequence ATGACTGAAGCCCAAAACGCGATGCAAACCGCCGCGCCGAGCAACCCAACGACAGCGGGCAAGCAAGCGAAAGCGAACCCTGCGCAGCGTTGGCGCGTTGCCGACGTCGTCGCGCTCTACGAACTGCCGTTCAACGATCTGCTTTACCGCGCGCAGCAAGCGCACCGTGAGCATTTCGACGCGAACGCGATTCAACTCTCGACGCTGCTCTCGATCAAGACGGGCGGCTGCGAGGAAGACTGCAAATATTGCTCGCAGTCGTCGCATTACGACACGGGCCTCAAAGCCGAAAAGCTGATGGACGTGGACGCCGTATTGGATGCAGCGCGCGTCGCGAAGGACAACGGCGCGACACGCTTTTGCATGGGCGCCGCGTGGCGTAGCCCGAAGGATCGCCATCTCGAACCGATCAAGGAAATGATCCGCGGCGTGAAAGCGATGGGGCTCGAGACGTGCATGACGCTCGGCATGCTCGAAGACCATCAAGCGAAGTCGTTGCGCGACGCCGGGCTCGACTACTACAACCACAATCTCGATACGTCGCCCGAGTTCTATGGGCAGATCATTTCGACGCGCAGCTACCAGGAACGGCTCGATACGCTCGAGCGCGTGCGCGATGCCGGCATCAACGTCTGCTGCGGCGGCATCGTCGGCATGGGCGAATCGCGCCGCGAGCGCGCGGGGCTCATCGCGCAACTCGCGAACATGGACCCGTATCCGGAGTCGGTGCCGATCAACAATCTCGTGGCGATCGAGGGCACGCCGCTCGGGCACGTCGAGCCGCTCGACCCGTTCGAATTCGTACGCACGATCGCCGTTGCGCGTATCACGATGCCGCGCGCGGTGGTGCGGCTTTCCGCCGGCCGTCAGCAGATGGACGACGCGTTGCAGGCCCTATGCTTCCTGGCCGGCGCGAATTCGATGTTCTATGGCGATCAATTGTTGACGACGGGCAACCCGCAAGCCGACGCCGATCGCAAACTGCTCGAGCGGCTCGGCATGCGCGCGGCGAGTGCGGCGCCGGCGCCGCTCGAGGAAGCCGAGCCGTGCTCGCGTGCGCGCGGCGGCCACTGA